A genomic window from Chlorobium phaeobacteroides DSM 266 includes:
- a CDS encoding phage portal protein translates to MAGVVKGKRVELDEVHRLYRANSAEWEFFRQAYLGGREWEEASLLYKYLNESAPQLRERLRQTPLENHCKSVVHTYSGFMWRNPPKRSFGALEANKALLALDGNADKEGASLNEFMKSVALWASVFGCSWVVLDKPASRAVTKADELEGDIRPYLKLYFPVHVLNWKFEETGSGSFELVYLKVRERIDDGSADGWVYRIWSRERVEVWRVEGKGEPVLVRDEVNAVGMVPAVVHYNTKPLERGVAVSDLQDVARMQRSLYNDLSELGQMIRGSNHKTLVKNRGDDASTGAGGVIIMHEDTLPEKRPYLLQADAEALIGLLDAMEKKVEMINRMAHLTPVRSFRKVIVSAVAIETEFQILNTLLAEKAAQLEVTENQLFRIFCRWEGVDYATAEVVVTYPKRFELRDRKADLEFLDKALSVAERIGSATLRRELERQVARVVLERDDVLEVVEAELAGGG, encoded by the coding sequence ATGGCTGGGGTTGTGAAGGGTAAGCGGGTTGAGCTGGATGAGGTGCATCGGTTGTATCGGGCGAATAGCGCTGAGTGGGAGTTTTTTCGGCAGGCGTATCTGGGTGGCAGGGAGTGGGAGGAGGCTTCTTTGCTGTACAAGTATCTGAATGAGTCGGCTCCACAGTTGCGGGAGCGGTTGCGACAGACTCCGCTGGAGAATCATTGCAAGTCGGTGGTGCATACGTATAGCGGGTTTATGTGGCGGAATCCTCCGAAGCGGAGTTTTGGGGCGCTGGAGGCGAATAAGGCGTTGCTGGCGCTTGATGGGAATGCTGATAAGGAGGGCGCGTCGCTGAATGAGTTTATGAAGAGTGTGGCGTTGTGGGCGTCGGTGTTTGGGTGTTCGTGGGTGGTGCTGGATAAGCCTGCGTCGAGGGCGGTGACGAAGGCGGATGAGCTGGAGGGTGATATCCGGCCGTATCTGAAGCTGTATTTTCCGGTTCATGTGCTGAACTGGAAGTTCGAGGAGACGGGGTCAGGGAGTTTTGAGCTGGTGTATTTGAAGGTTCGTGAGCGGATCGATGATGGGTCGGCGGATGGCTGGGTGTATAGGATATGGAGCCGGGAGCGGGTTGAGGTGTGGCGCGTTGAGGGGAAGGGTGAGCCGGTGCTGGTGCGGGATGAGGTGAATGCCGTTGGTATGGTTCCTGCTGTGGTGCATTATAATACGAAGCCGCTGGAGCGTGGGGTTGCGGTGAGTGATTTGCAGGATGTGGCGCGGATGCAGCGGTCGTTGTATAATGATTTGTCGGAGCTGGGGCAGATGATTCGGGGGTCGAATCATAAGACGCTGGTGAAGAATCGGGGGGATGATGCTTCGACGGGTGCGGGTGGAGTGATTATTATGCATGAGGATACGTTGCCGGAGAAGCGGCCGTATCTGCTGCAGGCGGATGCTGAGGCGCTGATTGGGCTTTTGGATGCGATGGAGAAGAAGGTGGAGATGATTAACCGGATGGCGCATTTGACGCCGGTTCGGTCGTTCCGGAAGGTGATTGTGTCGGCGGTGGCGATTGAGACGGAGTTTCAGATTCTGAATACGTTGCTTGCGGAGAAGGCTGCTCAGCTGGAGGTTACGGAGAATCAGCTGTTCAGGATTTTCTGCCGGTGGGAGGGGGTTGATTATGCTACGGCTGAGGTTGTGGTGACGTATCCGAAGCGGTTCGAGTTGCGGGATCGGAAGGCTGACCTGGAGTTTCTGGATAAGGCGCTCTCGGTGGCGGAGCGGATCGGGTCGGCGACGTTGCGGAGGGAGCTGGAGCGGCAGGTGGCGCGGGTTGTGCTTGAGCGTGATGATGTGCTGGAGGTGGTTGAGGCGGAGCTGGCTGGGGGTGGCTGA
- a CDS encoding phage terminase large subunit codes for MRFVIDRRRMLPHQRAFWELPNFLKVLVGGYGCGKTHIGALRSIYDSYVNAPVPHLYVSPSYKQARKTVVISIRELLDAAGVRYRFNKTNHEFAIANWNGTIWIASGDEPDSLKGPNIGSAGIDEPFIQQKEVFDITLSRVRHPRAKHREIFLTGTPEQLNWGHEVSQNDEGRYDLGLVVGRTADNVHLPGQFVSMLERAYDENQRAAYMNGLFVNLTVGRVYSYFDRSVHMGGAGLGGDGADGEVVAGIDFNVDHLTAVVLRVWGDRVHCFDEMVLRGSTTYELADRLYERFPGIRVFPDPSGGARRTSAPKTDVRILQDKGFRVEMRPKQPPVKDRVHAVQKLLREGRLSVTGCACLVRDFEQVVWRGGDIDKVTRPELTHASDAVGYAIEKLFPVPLPERDYWRQPEHWRA; via the coding sequence ATGCGGTTTGTGATTGATCGGCGGAGGATGTTGCCTCATCAGCGGGCATTCTGGGAGTTGCCGAATTTTCTGAAGGTGCTGGTTGGAGGGTATGGGTGCGGGAAGACGCACATTGGGGCGTTGCGGTCGATTTATGATAGTTATGTGAATGCGCCGGTGCCGCATTTGTATGTGTCGCCGTCATACAAGCAGGCTCGGAAGACAGTGGTGATTTCGATTCGGGAGTTGCTGGACGCGGCGGGTGTGCGGTATCGGTTCAATAAGACGAATCATGAGTTTGCGATTGCGAATTGGAATGGGACGATCTGGATTGCGAGCGGTGATGAGCCTGACAGTTTGAAGGGTCCGAACATCGGGAGCGCGGGGATCGATGAGCCGTTCATCCAGCAGAAGGAGGTGTTTGATATTACGCTGTCGCGGGTGCGGCATCCGAGGGCGAAACATCGGGAGATTTTTCTGACGGGGACGCCGGAGCAGTTGAATTGGGGGCATGAGGTTTCGCAGAATGATGAGGGTCGGTATGATCTGGGGCTGGTGGTTGGTCGGACGGCGGATAATGTGCATTTGCCGGGTCAGTTCGTTTCGATGCTTGAGCGGGCGTATGATGAGAATCAGCGGGCTGCGTATATGAACGGGTTGTTTGTGAACCTGACGGTTGGCAGGGTGTACAGTTATTTCGATCGGTCGGTGCATATGGGCGGGGCTGGCCTGGGTGGTGATGGTGCGGATGGCGAAGTGGTGGCGGGGATTGATTTCAACGTGGATCATTTGACGGCGGTGGTGTTGCGGGTGTGGGGTGACCGGGTGCATTGTTTCGATGAGATGGTGTTGCGTGGTTCGACGACGTATGAGCTGGCGGATCGGCTGTATGAGCGGTTTCCGGGGATTCGGGTGTTTCCGGATCCGTCGGGCGGGGCGCGGCGGACGTCGGCTCCGAAGACGGATGTGCGGATTCTGCAGGATAAGGGGTTCAGGGTGGAGATGCGGCCGAAGCAGCCGCCGGTGAAGGACAGGGTGCATGCGGTGCAGAAGTTGTTGCGGGAGGGTCGGTTGTCGGTGACGGGGTGCGCGTGTCTGGTTCGTGATTTTGAGCAGGTGGTGTGGCGCGGGGGTGATATTGATAAGGTGACGAGGCCGGAGTTGACGCATGCCTCGGATGCGGTGGGGTATGCGATTGAGAAGTTGTTCCCTGTTCCGCTGCCGGAGCGGGATTATTGGCGGCAGCCGGAGCATTGGAGGGCTTAG